The Tripterygium wilfordii isolate XIE 37 chromosome 17, ASM1340144v1, whole genome shotgun sequence genome has a window encoding:
- the LOC119981649 gene encoding thiamine biosynthetic bifunctional enzyme TH1, chloroplastic isoform X2 has protein sequence MYHRIASPITREIFRIFFNYVPLSNFQATTLQSRHLRSPLIISKINSSRHLATAMVIQENGASVGSHSSKMEIPHVLSVAGSDSGAGAGIQADLKACAARGVYCSTVITAVTAQNTVGVQDVFIVPEDMVAKQLKSVLSDMHVNVVKTGMLPSAGIVNVLSQRLREFPVRALVVDPVMVSTSGDVLAGPSILSDFREKLLPIADLVTPNLKEASALLGGMHLQTIADMCAAAKLLHKMGPRNVLVKGGDLPDLLDAVDIFFDGENIYEFKSARVITRNTHGTGCTLASCIAAELAKGSPMLSAVKVAKCYIESALDYSKDIFIGDGPQGPFDHFVRLKTSSHNYHGPGAFSPSNLFMYAVTDSRMNEKWGRSITDAVKAAIEGGATIVQLREKDAETGDFLRAAKACLEICRSHKVPLLINDRVDVALACDADGVHVGQSDMPACEVRRLLGPEKIIGASCKTPKQAQQAWIDGADYIGSGGVFPTNTKANNLTIGLDGLRAVCLASKLPVVAIGGIGISNARSVMDTGVPNLSGVAVVSALFDQECVLSATRKLHSALTGVAPKPT, from the exons ATGTATCATCGGATCGCCAGTCCAATAACACGAGAAATTTTCAGAATTTTCTTT AATTACGTGCCTCTTAGCAATTTCCAAGCTACCACTCTACAATCCAGGCACTTGAGATCACCTTTAATAATTTCGAAAATCAACTCCAGTCGTCATCTGGCAACTGCCATGGTAATTCAAGAAAATGGTGCTTCAGTGGGCAGCCATAGCTCTAAAATGGAAATCCCGCATGTTTTGAGTGTAGCTGGCTCGGATTCAGGAGCTGGTGCTGGGATTCAAGCTGATCTTAAGGCTTGTGCAGCTCGTGGAGTGTATTGCTCTACTGTCATAACTGCTGTTACTGCACAGAACACGGTTGGGGTTCAG GATGTGTTTATTGTGCCAGAGGATATGGTCGCCAAGCAGTTAAAGTCTGTTCTCTCTGATATGCATGTCAATGTG GTAAAAACTGGAATGCTGCCTTCTGCTGGGATAGTCAATGTTCTTTCCCAGAGGCTTAGGGAATTTCCAGTACGAG CTTTAGTAGTTGATCCAGTCATGGTATCGACAAGTGGAGATGTGCTTGCTGGTCCTTCCATTCTTTCTGACTTCCG AGAGAAGCTTCTTCCAATAGCAGACCTTGTAACCCCAAATTTAAAAGAGGCATCTGCTTTATTGGGTGGTATGCATTTACAAACTATTGCAGACATGTGTGCTGCGGCAAAATTATTACATAAAATGGGCCCCAG AAATGTACTTGTCAAGGGTGGGGACCTCCCGGATTTATTGGATGctgttgatatattttttgatg GTGAAAACATATATGAATTCAAGTCAGCCCGCGTAATAACTCGTAATACCCATGGAACCGGTTGCACTTTGGCATCATGTATAGCTGCTGAGCTGGCAAAAGGTTCTCCAATGCTTTCGGCTGTTAAG GTTGCAAAGTGCTATATTGAAAGTGCCTTGGATTACAGCAAAGACATTTTCATCGGAGATGGGCCTCAAGGTCCATTTGACCACTTTGTTAGGCTTAAAACTAGTTCTCACAATTATCATGGGCCTGGGGCTTTCAGTCCAAGCAACTTATTTATGTATGCTGTTACGGATTCGCGGATGAATGAAAAATGGGGGCGTTCTATTACAGATGCCGTGAAAGCTGCCATAGAGGGAGGTGCCACCATTGTTCAACTGAG GGAGAAGGATGCTGAGACAGGGGACTTCCTTAGAGCAGCTAAAGCATGTCTTGAAATTTGTCGTTCTCATAAAGTCCCTCTACTGATAAATGACCGTGTTGATGTTGCCCTCGCTTGTGATGCTGATGGTGTTCATGTTGGTCAGTCTGACATGCCTGCTTGTGAAGTCCGCAGACTTCTTGGTCCCGAAAAAATCATTGGTGCATCTTGCAAAACTCCAAAGCAAGCTCAACAAGCATGGATTGATGGTGCTGACTACATAGGTAGTGGTGGTGTGTTTCCGACTAATACGAAGGCAAATAATCTTACCATTGGTTTAGATGGACTGAGGGCTGTTTGTTTGGCTTCTAAACTACCTGTAGTAGCAATTGGTGGTATTGGTATTTCAAATGCCCGTTCTGTAATGGATACTGGCGTTCCCAATCTGAGTGGTGTTGCAGTAGTGTCAGCTCTGTTTGATCAGGAATGTGTTTTGTCCGCAACCAGGAAGTTGCATAGTGCTCTAACAGGGGTAGCGCCAAAGCCAACATGA
- the LOC119981649 gene encoding thiamine biosynthetic bifunctional enzyme TH1, chloroplastic isoform X3 yields MAYCGVLTSSLSFIKNYVPLSNFQATTLQSRHLRSPLIISKINSSRHLATAMVIQENGASVGSHSSKMEIPHVLSVAGSDSGAGAGIQADLKACAARGVYCSTVITAVTAQNTVGVQDVFIVPEDMVAKQLKSVLSDMHVNVVKTGMLPSAGIVNVLSQRLREFPVRALVVDPVMVSTSGDVLAGPSILSDFREKLLPIADLVTPNLKEASALLGGMHLQTIADMCAAAKLLHKMGPRNVLVKGGDLPDLLDAVDIFFDGENIYEFKSARVITRNTHGTGCTLASCIAAELAKGSPMLSAVKVAKCYIESALDYSKDIFIGDGPQGPFDHFVRLKTSSHNYHGPGAFSPSNLFMYAVTDSRMNEKWGRSITDAVKAAIEGGATIVQLREKDAETGDFLRAAKACLEICRSHKVPLLINDRVDVALACDADGVHVGQSDMPACEVRRLLGPEKIIGASCKTPKQAQQAWIDGADYIGSGGVFPTNTKANNLTIGLDGLRAVCLASKLPVVAIGGIGISNARSVMDTGVPNLSGVAVVSALFDQECVLSATRKLHSALTGVAPKPT; encoded by the exons ATGGCCTACTGTGGAGTTCTCACCAGTTCGCTTTCCTTCATCAAG AATTACGTGCCTCTTAGCAATTTCCAAGCTACCACTCTACAATCCAGGCACTTGAGATCACCTTTAATAATTTCGAAAATCAACTCCAGTCGTCATCTGGCAACTGCCATGGTAATTCAAGAAAATGGTGCTTCAGTGGGCAGCCATAGCTCTAAAATGGAAATCCCGCATGTTTTGAGTGTAGCTGGCTCGGATTCAGGAGCTGGTGCTGGGATTCAAGCTGATCTTAAGGCTTGTGCAGCTCGTGGAGTGTATTGCTCTACTGTCATAACTGCTGTTACTGCACAGAACACGGTTGGGGTTCAG GATGTGTTTATTGTGCCAGAGGATATGGTCGCCAAGCAGTTAAAGTCTGTTCTCTCTGATATGCATGTCAATGTG GTAAAAACTGGAATGCTGCCTTCTGCTGGGATAGTCAATGTTCTTTCCCAGAGGCTTAGGGAATTTCCAGTACGAG CTTTAGTAGTTGATCCAGTCATGGTATCGACAAGTGGAGATGTGCTTGCTGGTCCTTCCATTCTTTCTGACTTCCG AGAGAAGCTTCTTCCAATAGCAGACCTTGTAACCCCAAATTTAAAAGAGGCATCTGCTTTATTGGGTGGTATGCATTTACAAACTATTGCAGACATGTGTGCTGCGGCAAAATTATTACATAAAATGGGCCCCAG AAATGTACTTGTCAAGGGTGGGGACCTCCCGGATTTATTGGATGctgttgatatattttttgatg GTGAAAACATATATGAATTCAAGTCAGCCCGCGTAATAACTCGTAATACCCATGGAACCGGTTGCACTTTGGCATCATGTATAGCTGCTGAGCTGGCAAAAGGTTCTCCAATGCTTTCGGCTGTTAAG GTTGCAAAGTGCTATATTGAAAGTGCCTTGGATTACAGCAAAGACATTTTCATCGGAGATGGGCCTCAAGGTCCATTTGACCACTTTGTTAGGCTTAAAACTAGTTCTCACAATTATCATGGGCCTGGGGCTTTCAGTCCAAGCAACTTATTTATGTATGCTGTTACGGATTCGCGGATGAATGAAAAATGGGGGCGTTCTATTACAGATGCCGTGAAAGCTGCCATAGAGGGAGGTGCCACCATTGTTCAACTGAG GGAGAAGGATGCTGAGACAGGGGACTTCCTTAGAGCAGCTAAAGCATGTCTTGAAATTTGTCGTTCTCATAAAGTCCCTCTACTGATAAATGACCGTGTTGATGTTGCCCTCGCTTGTGATGCTGATGGTGTTCATGTTGGTCAGTCTGACATGCCTGCTTGTGAAGTCCGCAGACTTCTTGGTCCCGAAAAAATCATTGGTGCATCTTGCAAAACTCCAAAGCAAGCTCAACAAGCATGGATTGATGGTGCTGACTACATAGGTAGTGGTGGTGTGTTTCCGACTAATACGAAGGCAAATAATCTTACCATTGGTTTAGATGGACTGAGGGCTGTTTGTTTGGCTTCTAAACTACCTGTAGTAGCAATTGGTGGTATTGGTATTTCAAATGCCCGTTCTGTAATGGATACTGGCGTTCCCAATCTGAGTGGTGTTGCAGTAGTGTCAGCTCTGTTTGATCAGGAATGTGTTTTGTCCGCAACCAGGAAGTTGCATAGTGCTCTAACAGGGGTAGCGCCAAAGCCAACATGA
- the LOC119981649 gene encoding thiamine biosynthetic bifunctional enzyme TH1, chloroplastic isoform X1 has product MAYCGVLTSSLSFIKNVNFDQNYVPLSNFQATTLQSRHLRSPLIISKINSSRHLATAMVIQENGASVGSHSSKMEIPHVLSVAGSDSGAGAGIQADLKACAARGVYCSTVITAVTAQNTVGVQDVFIVPEDMVAKQLKSVLSDMHVNVVKTGMLPSAGIVNVLSQRLREFPVRALVVDPVMVSTSGDVLAGPSILSDFREKLLPIADLVTPNLKEASALLGGMHLQTIADMCAAAKLLHKMGPRNVLVKGGDLPDLLDAVDIFFDGENIYEFKSARVITRNTHGTGCTLASCIAAELAKGSPMLSAVKVAKCYIESALDYSKDIFIGDGPQGPFDHFVRLKTSSHNYHGPGAFSPSNLFMYAVTDSRMNEKWGRSITDAVKAAIEGGATIVQLREKDAETGDFLRAAKACLEICRSHKVPLLINDRVDVALACDADGVHVGQSDMPACEVRRLLGPEKIIGASCKTPKQAQQAWIDGADYIGSGGVFPTNTKANNLTIGLDGLRAVCLASKLPVVAIGGIGISNARSVMDTGVPNLSGVAVVSALFDQECVLSATRKLHSALTGVAPKPT; this is encoded by the exons ATGGCCTACTGTGGAGTTCTCACCAGTTCGCTTTCCTTCATCAAG AATGTTAATTTTGACCAGAATTACGTGCCTCTTAGCAATTTCCAAGCTACCACTCTACAATCCAGGCACTTGAGATCACCTTTAATAATTTCGAAAATCAACTCCAGTCGTCATCTGGCAACTGCCATGGTAATTCAAGAAAATGGTGCTTCAGTGGGCAGCCATAGCTCTAAAATGGAAATCCCGCATGTTTTGAGTGTAGCTGGCTCGGATTCAGGAGCTGGTGCTGGGATTCAAGCTGATCTTAAGGCTTGTGCAGCTCGTGGAGTGTATTGCTCTACTGTCATAACTGCTGTTACTGCACAGAACACGGTTGGGGTTCAG GATGTGTTTATTGTGCCAGAGGATATGGTCGCCAAGCAGTTAAAGTCTGTTCTCTCTGATATGCATGTCAATGTG GTAAAAACTGGAATGCTGCCTTCTGCTGGGATAGTCAATGTTCTTTCCCAGAGGCTTAGGGAATTTCCAGTACGAG CTTTAGTAGTTGATCCAGTCATGGTATCGACAAGTGGAGATGTGCTTGCTGGTCCTTCCATTCTTTCTGACTTCCG AGAGAAGCTTCTTCCAATAGCAGACCTTGTAACCCCAAATTTAAAAGAGGCATCTGCTTTATTGGGTGGTATGCATTTACAAACTATTGCAGACATGTGTGCTGCGGCAAAATTATTACATAAAATGGGCCCCAG AAATGTACTTGTCAAGGGTGGGGACCTCCCGGATTTATTGGATGctgttgatatattttttgatg GTGAAAACATATATGAATTCAAGTCAGCCCGCGTAATAACTCGTAATACCCATGGAACCGGTTGCACTTTGGCATCATGTATAGCTGCTGAGCTGGCAAAAGGTTCTCCAATGCTTTCGGCTGTTAAG GTTGCAAAGTGCTATATTGAAAGTGCCTTGGATTACAGCAAAGACATTTTCATCGGAGATGGGCCTCAAGGTCCATTTGACCACTTTGTTAGGCTTAAAACTAGTTCTCACAATTATCATGGGCCTGGGGCTTTCAGTCCAAGCAACTTATTTATGTATGCTGTTACGGATTCGCGGATGAATGAAAAATGGGGGCGTTCTATTACAGATGCCGTGAAAGCTGCCATAGAGGGAGGTGCCACCATTGTTCAACTGAG GGAGAAGGATGCTGAGACAGGGGACTTCCTTAGAGCAGCTAAAGCATGTCTTGAAATTTGTCGTTCTCATAAAGTCCCTCTACTGATAAATGACCGTGTTGATGTTGCCCTCGCTTGTGATGCTGATGGTGTTCATGTTGGTCAGTCTGACATGCCTGCTTGTGAAGTCCGCAGACTTCTTGGTCCCGAAAAAATCATTGGTGCATCTTGCAAAACTCCAAAGCAAGCTCAACAAGCATGGATTGATGGTGCTGACTACATAGGTAGTGGTGGTGTGTTTCCGACTAATACGAAGGCAAATAATCTTACCATTGGTTTAGATGGACTGAGGGCTGTTTGTTTGGCTTCTAAACTACCTGTAGTAGCAATTGGTGGTATTGGTATTTCAAATGCCCGTTCTGTAATGGATACTGGCGTTCCCAATCTGAGTGGTGTTGCAGTAGTGTCAGCTCTGTTTGATCAGGAATGTGTTTTGTCCGCAACCAGGAAGTTGCATAGTGCTCTAACAGGGGTAGCGCCAAAGCCAACATGA
- the LOC119981649 gene encoding thiamine biosynthetic bifunctional enzyme TH1, chloroplastic isoform X4, translating into MVIQENGASVGSHSSKMEIPHVLSVAGSDSGAGAGIQADLKACAARGVYCSTVITAVTAQNTVGVQDVFIVPEDMVAKQLKSVLSDMHVNVVKTGMLPSAGIVNVLSQRLREFPVRALVVDPVMVSTSGDVLAGPSILSDFREKLLPIADLVTPNLKEASALLGGMHLQTIADMCAAAKLLHKMGPRNVLVKGGDLPDLLDAVDIFFDGENIYEFKSARVITRNTHGTGCTLASCIAAELAKGSPMLSAVKVAKCYIESALDYSKDIFIGDGPQGPFDHFVRLKTSSHNYHGPGAFSPSNLFMYAVTDSRMNEKWGRSITDAVKAAIEGGATIVQLREKDAETGDFLRAAKACLEICRSHKVPLLINDRVDVALACDADGVHVGQSDMPACEVRRLLGPEKIIGASCKTPKQAQQAWIDGADYIGSGGVFPTNTKANNLTIGLDGLRAVCLASKLPVVAIGGIGISNARSVMDTGVPNLSGVAVVSALFDQECVLSATRKLHSALTGVAPKPT; encoded by the exons ATGGTAATTCAAGAAAATGGTGCTTCAGTGGGCAGCCATAGCTCTAAAATGGAAATCCCGCATGTTTTGAGTGTAGCTGGCTCGGATTCAGGAGCTGGTGCTGGGATTCAAGCTGATCTTAAGGCTTGTGCAGCTCGTGGAGTGTATTGCTCTACTGTCATAACTGCTGTTACTGCACAGAACACGGTTGGGGTTCAG GATGTGTTTATTGTGCCAGAGGATATGGTCGCCAAGCAGTTAAAGTCTGTTCTCTCTGATATGCATGTCAATGTG GTAAAAACTGGAATGCTGCCTTCTGCTGGGATAGTCAATGTTCTTTCCCAGAGGCTTAGGGAATTTCCAGTACGAG CTTTAGTAGTTGATCCAGTCATGGTATCGACAAGTGGAGATGTGCTTGCTGGTCCTTCCATTCTTTCTGACTTCCG AGAGAAGCTTCTTCCAATAGCAGACCTTGTAACCCCAAATTTAAAAGAGGCATCTGCTTTATTGGGTGGTATGCATTTACAAACTATTGCAGACATGTGTGCTGCGGCAAAATTATTACATAAAATGGGCCCCAG AAATGTACTTGTCAAGGGTGGGGACCTCCCGGATTTATTGGATGctgttgatatattttttgatg GTGAAAACATATATGAATTCAAGTCAGCCCGCGTAATAACTCGTAATACCCATGGAACCGGTTGCACTTTGGCATCATGTATAGCTGCTGAGCTGGCAAAAGGTTCTCCAATGCTTTCGGCTGTTAAG GTTGCAAAGTGCTATATTGAAAGTGCCTTGGATTACAGCAAAGACATTTTCATCGGAGATGGGCCTCAAGGTCCATTTGACCACTTTGTTAGGCTTAAAACTAGTTCTCACAATTATCATGGGCCTGGGGCTTTCAGTCCAAGCAACTTATTTATGTATGCTGTTACGGATTCGCGGATGAATGAAAAATGGGGGCGTTCTATTACAGATGCCGTGAAAGCTGCCATAGAGGGAGGTGCCACCATTGTTCAACTGAG GGAGAAGGATGCTGAGACAGGGGACTTCCTTAGAGCAGCTAAAGCATGTCTTGAAATTTGTCGTTCTCATAAAGTCCCTCTACTGATAAATGACCGTGTTGATGTTGCCCTCGCTTGTGATGCTGATGGTGTTCATGTTGGTCAGTCTGACATGCCTGCTTGTGAAGTCCGCAGACTTCTTGGTCCCGAAAAAATCATTGGTGCATCTTGCAAAACTCCAAAGCAAGCTCAACAAGCATGGATTGATGGTGCTGACTACATAGGTAGTGGTGGTGTGTTTCCGACTAATACGAAGGCAAATAATCTTACCATTGGTTTAGATGGACTGAGGGCTGTTTGTTTGGCTTCTAAACTACCTGTAGTAGCAATTGGTGGTATTGGTATTTCAAATGCCCGTTCTGTAATGGATACTGGCGTTCCCAATCTGAGTGGTGTTGCAGTAGTGTCAGCTCTGTTTGATCAGGAATGTGTTTTGTCCGCAACCAGGAAGTTGCATAGTGCTCTAACAGGGGTAGCGCCAAAGCCAACATGA